Genomic window (Plodia interpunctella isolate USDA-ARS_2022_Savannah chromosome 25, ilPloInte3.2, whole genome shotgun sequence):
CCCTGAAAAAAGAATAGATTTTTCATGACTTGCTTGCTGGACATATACTTCTCTATCTATAATATCTAAACTCTATAAGATGCACTAAACTACAAGAGCCTATAAGTAAGCCACCACACCAAGAGTGTAATTAATTCAACTATTGTTGTCTTGGAGATAGATATAAGTTACAGGTTTCTAGTACCTTATAAAACACGGAATCACTAGTAACAACAGTAGGCGTGGCGGCAGGCGCTTTCACAGGTGGCCGCTTAAAGAGACTGCGGCGACCGCGGCCACGCAACGCCGGCGGCTTGGCGGGGGCCGGTGCCGGCGTCTTCGCCTTGTACCGCGTCGAACGAGTGCTCTTCCGTGTCCCTTTACCTGTCGCCTTGGCAGGCGTATCTTCTTTCCCGTTCTTAGAATCAGTTTCCTTGTCATCACTTTCCACTTTAACTGAAACTTCGAACTTGTCTTTAGCTGCATTGGAAAGGTGGCAATCGTTACATATTTGGCCGTTTTCAGCACTCCGCCAGAGAAGCGAATCGTTGGTGCTGCATTGGACACAAACTGGCTTCGGCATTATATTTAGATCTGTTAAATAAACCAGATCAAAATACCAACTACATAGATCTTGCGAATATCTTGATCTTTgcgaatattaaattaaaattttgttttgaacacaaacaaacaagcaaGAAAGAAACCATcacaaataacaatattcaCAATACCTATCAAGGTACCTATTGCATTAATTTGTCACTATGTCACTGTCAAATTGACAATGACAATAACAAAGacagtttattttgttagtgCGGCCTCACACTAGGTTAGCGAAATAGGGGATATTACGAAAAGTTCGgtgcagatggcgctactggtacaacttcGGTAAACAAACATTGCTAAAGGCGGCGAAGAGcacacattttcaataatgttCAAGATTtatgaccaaaaataccttcttcgCAATCGAAGTGCCagtgtaaaagaaaaaaagaaggatttagtggattatggAATAGGCTTCTGAACACACAGTATTAAATACTACTTGAGACGAATTTGATCTTGAAATGATTCAAGTccattgtaaaacacaatacTTACTAGTGATATCATATTGCACTATTTGTGGGATTgggatatgtatattatttatatagatatgtttattattttcgatcACCACTTCTTCAACACAATCAACTAACCACTTCCACCCAAAAactgttcaaataaaaaatataaacacaaaaaacccTCTACAGGGTTAACATTTACCCGTGAAACAACACAtaagtatttgatttttattttcacgttTAGCATCTCTTTACCGCATTTGAGTACACTTTTCAGACTTCATCTTTAGACCATGAGAAAAGAAAACTGAAGTGCTACACTCTGGCAGAATGAAAtcgcagtaatactccctattcatacaaaaaccAACCGCCGCGCCGCACACgttctttattttttccgAACGGAAAAAACCTAACgaaggtaaaaatataaagacgTCATCGAAGACGCAGTTCTTGACTCGGCCGCCGACACGTCATCAGGAAACCCACATGCAACCATTCGGATGCttgctccacactgtcgttgaacagtttgccaaataTTCGGCATatattcggtatacattgctggttattCGTAAATAAAAGAACTTATACTGTGACATGTTCACGCAGTCGCGTCGACATGTGGCGAGTTCGGCTAAAATGCGGAGCTGGCTGTATGTATGATGTGTCCGCGCTTACTGAAGATGGCAATATAGCATTACATATAAGAACgagtagtttaatttaattgctaTTCGACCACAGATGGCTTTACTGGTAAGTAAATAACAAGAAAAGTCCGGCGTGGAAGTATTACTGTGTCTCCGTCGTCGTACGTAACACCTAatcctatatatttatgtatactagctttttgcccgcagcttcgcctgcctaaatttcccatgggaatatatatttttaaaattttaaaagattggttgagcagatagggcgtgaagaggtgacaaacaaacatactttcgcatttataatattagttaagatgtTTACTTTAACATAGTTTTACCTaccatatacctacttacttgtAAGCATGTTATGTGTTTAAGTTACTCAAATAAAGCAATATcctattttattctaataaatatgtaaccgTAAGGAAAGAATGATGGATGGATGGCAATGCATCCTTGGGAGAAAGTCGTGAAGATAGTAaaataagaaacatttttgtaaaaacaaagttcATTTTATTCGCAAGTTACAATAAGTTAAGTTTATCTTACGGAATGTTGTTAATACAAGCTAGTCACAAACTCTGTACAGTCCTCAGCGCTTGCAATCACACCGTCAATGCATTTTACTCAAGttgatattttgtacaattatCTAAAGAAGTATTCTATTCATTCATTGTTATGATGCCACGAGACTACcttattaatgaatattaatagaataagaatCTCGGCTAAAATGATGTCTGAATCATAAATTGTATTAGCAGTAggtaagtgaaataaaatgcGATTACCTCAACACAAGTCAATACATTgtgtactaaaataaaatatttctagcaCTTGGTGTGCATTCCCACTATTCACgaaattaagtactttttacaGAGGTTTTGGCGTTCatgtctaaataaataaactgcgAACCTACACCTATAACCTACCAATGAAAATTCACTCGAGAggtttctaaaaaaaaaaaacaattgaaagcGCTGTGCTTCCGCCCTGCCTCGAGGTAATCCCTAGAACTTATAAAGTGTTATTAAAGCTAATGTTATTCTAAACGTACTTGTGAAGTATTTTGTCCGAGGTACTTGAGTATTGATGACACACAAAATGCGTCGttatttatgtgtaaatttatttggaaGCATTATTTACAGCACGGCTTTAAGCTGCTTTTCCACCAGAGTGGggtctttattttttagttgttATTTCATTACGAGTatctagaaaatataattttgacggTTTTACACCTACACGCCTACACCTCTGATGGACAAGAAGTCATACAATGAGTGAAACAGTTCAGTAGGATCgggataaatattattagaaaaaatgttaggataaaaataatgaaatatggCAATATATAATGTTGGCACGGTAGCGCTACTACAACGCGTACACGGATACCTACTCgtgtaacatatttatttgttcatggTATCACAATGCTAATCCGTGTCCTTAC
Coding sequences:
- the LOC128680924 gene encoding GATA zinc finger domain-containing protein 1, which gives rise to MPKPVCVQCSTNDSLLWRSAENGQICNDCHLSNAAKDKFEVSVKVESDDKETDSKNGKEDTPAKATGKGTRKSTRSTRYKAKTPAPAPAKPPALRGRGRRSLFKRPPVKAPAATPTVVTSDSVFYKGFYLQVGDIVSMVDVDGGLYYAQIRGFMTDQYCEKSAVVTWLLPTKASPPPSKGFDPATYIIGPEEELARKLEVMEFVMHAPSDYYKASNSPYPLVDTEVNNYSGFIWTTLDDV